From a single candidate division WOR-3 bacterium genomic region:
- a CDS encoding PAS domain S-box protein — MKKRLKRKDSFFNAYEEKIELILDVMSELVVLQDSNHRILWANKAAGDSVKKDPKALLGRNCFEIWAKRKRVCEKCPVDRALKSGEVEEGEIETSDGRFWLIKGYPIKNDEGKVVNVLEVTSDITKRKKIEQVLRETEELYKTLVDTSPYGITVTDLDGEITFVSKGTLEAHGYKGAEEVIGKKALDLFAPFERKRARVEFSELLKGKVIKNAEYTLLRKDGSTFIGEISASLIKSKEGIPQAFMGCMRDVTKRKEYEKSLKEKEAFNYALFNYSPAETIVVDKKGRIIKTNLAKRRSGNRIPKIGDVMYKDYGGKHEIDMHKELMDCIKRGKGKEFPVMKYKDKYLSISIAPFPEGAIIISEDITERIKAEKALRESEQKFRSIVETLPGFLTITDKEGRNFYVSQNCKEITGYSKEELENKFVWWVHKDDEKKARKVFEEALRNHKGGRNFEYKAIRKDGSVWYASSSWEPMIDEKGVFQGFVLHTIDISDRKLMEEEMLKAQKLESIGILAGGIAHDFNNFLTGILTNLSLARLKINPEDELYDIITESERIAQNAKSLSHQLLVYSKGGVPVKEKASIKELIMESANFVLTGSKSKCNFDFQEDLWEVEIDKGQMIQVMNNLFFNAIEAMPGGGFIYVKAENVEVSEKENLPLEEGKYVKITIKDTGIGIPKEHLSRIFDPFFTTKEKGSGLGLSTVFYIIRKHRGYIYAESELGVGSSFYIYLPAIPEQRERQKIEKKLIEYKGKVLIMDDKSFIRKAAKKALSLLGYEVGEAENGEEAIILYKEAMENREPYDVVILDLTVPGAMGGLKTLKELKKIDPKVKTIVSSGYSDDPVMADYKKFGFDGIIRKPYEYKKLVEVVSALVERK; from the coding sequence ATGAAAAAAAGATTAAAACGAAAAGATAGTTTCTTTAATGCTTACGAAGAGAAAATAGAACTAATATTGGATGTTATGTCTGAACTTGTGGTTCTTCAAGACTCTAACCACCGAATTTTGTGGGCAAATAAAGCTGCCGGAGATTCTGTTAAGAAAGATCCAAAAGCTCTTCTTGGTAGGAATTGCTTTGAAATCTGGGCTAAGAGAAAGAGAGTTTGTGAGAAATGCCCTGTTGATAGAGCTTTGAAGAGTGGTGAAGTAGAGGAAGGAGAAATAGAAACATCCGATGGTAGATTTTGGTTAATAAAAGGCTATCCAATAAAAAATGATGAAGGGAAAGTGGTGAACGTTTTAGAAGTTACAAGTGATATAACAAAAAGAAAAAAAATAGAACAAGTGTTAAGAGAAACAGAAGAACTGTATAAAACACTTGTTGATACCTCCCCTTATGGAATCACAGTGACAGACTTAGATGGAGAAATAACTTTTGTTTCAAAGGGAACTCTTGAAGCACATGGATATAAAGGAGCAGAAGAAGTTATTGGGAAGAAAGCTCTTGATTTATTTGCACCTTTTGAAAGAAAAAGAGCAAGGGTAGAATTTAGTGAGCTTCTAAAAGGAAAAGTGATAAAGAACGCAGAATATACTTTGTTGAGAAAAGATGGTTCCACTTTTATTGGAGAGATTTCTGCTTCTTTAATAAAAAGTAAAGAGGGAATTCCTCAGGCTTTTATGGGCTGTATGAGGGATGTAACAAAGAGAAAGGAATATGAAAAAAGTCTAAAGGAGAAAGAAGCCTTTAATTATGCATTATTTAATTATAGCCCTGCCGAGACCATTGTTGTGGATAAGAAAGGCAGGATAATTAAGACAAATCTTGCGAAAAGACGGTCAGGGAATAGAATTCCTAAAATTGGAGATGTGATGTATAAAGATTATGGGGGAAAACACGAGATAGATATGCACAAAGAATTGATGGATTGTATAAAGAGAGGGAAAGGAAAAGAGTTTCCTGTAATGAAATATAAAGATAAGTATTTGTCTATTAGTATAGCCCCTTTCCCTGAAGGAGCGATAATAATTTCTGAAGATATAACTGAGAGGATAAAGGCAGAAAAAGCTTTAAGGGAAAGTGAACAAAAATTTCGTTCAATTGTGGAAACACTCCCAGGATTTCTTACAATAACAGATAAAGAAGGGAGGAATTTTTATGTAAGTCAAAATTGTAAAGAAATTACAGGGTATTCGAAAGAAGAGTTGGAAAATAAGTTTGTTTGGTGGGTTCATAAAGACGATGAGAAGAAAGCAAGGAAAGTTTTTGAGGAAGCTTTAAGAAATCATAAAGGTGGTAGAAATTTTGAATATAAGGCTATAAGGAAAGACGGAAGTGTTTGGTATGCTTCCAGTTCCTGGGAACCAATGATAGATGAGAAAGGAGTTTTTCAAGGATTCGTCCTTCATACAATTGACATTTCTGACCGTAAACTAATGGAAGAAGAAATGTTGAAAGCTCAGAAACTTGAATCCATTGGTATTCTTGCTGGAGGAATTGCTCACGACTTCAATAATTTTCTTACAGGAATCCTTACAAATCTCTCTCTTGCAAGATTAAAAATAAACCCAGAGGATGAGCTTTATGATATAATAACCGAATCTGAAAGAATTGCTCAAAATGCCAAAAGCTTATCACATCAACTATTGGTTTACTCTAAAGGTGGAGTTCCTGTAAAGGAAAAAGCTTCTATAAAAGAATTAATTATGGAGTCTGCAAATTTTGTTCTTACAGGTTCTAAATCAAAATGTAATTTTGATTTTCAGGAGGATCTTTGGGAAGTGGAGATAGATAAAGGACAAATGATTCAGGTTATGAACAATTTGTTTTTTAATGCAATTGAGGCTATGCCTGGGGGTGGTTTTATATATGTTAAGGCAGAAAATGTGGAAGTTAGTGAGAAAGAAAATTTACCTCTTGAGGAAGGTAAGTATGTAAAGATAACTATAAAGGATACAGGGATTGGAATTCCTAAGGAACATTTATCAAGAATATTCGATCCCTTTTTTACAACAAAGGAAAAGGGGAGTGGGCTTGGTCTTTCAACAGTTTTCTATATAATTAGAAAACATAGAGGGTATATCTATGCAGAATCTGAGTTAGGAGTTGGTAGTTCTTTTTATATTTATCTTCCAGCTATTCCTGAGCAGAGAGAAAGACAAAAGATAGAAAAGAAATTAATTGAGTATAAAGGAAAAGTTTTAATTATGGACGATAAATCTTTTATAAGGAAGGCAGCAAAAAAGGCTTTAAGTTTGCTTGGATATGAAGTGGGGGAAGCCGAAAATGGAGAAGAGGCAATTATTTTGTACAAAGAGGCAATGGAAAATAGAGAGCCTTATGATGTAGTGATTCTTGATCTTACAGTTCCTGGAGCTATGGGAGGTCTTAAAACTTTGAAAGAACTAAAGAAAATTGATCCAAAGGTGAAAACTATTGTCTCTAGTGGTTATTCTGATGACCCTGTAATGGCTGATTATAAAAAATTTGGATTTGATGGAATAATTAGAAAACCTTATGAATATAAAAAACTCGTTGAAGTTGTTAGCGCTTTAGTAGAGAGAAAGTAG
- the lysS gene encoding lysine--tRNA ligase → MSEVLDQVEFRKQHLEEIRKRGINPYPYKFDRTDFNKNIKDNFASFENKKVASAGRIMKIRSHGKSTFLDIQDFSGSIQAYFNKELLPNSYDLIKYLDIGDFLGVSGRLTKTKTGEITIFVEDFAILAKSLHPLPEKWHGLSDREECYRKRYLDLVSNEESMKVFKTRSLIIQEIRDFLNEKGFIEVETPILQVRYGGGFAKPFKTYQESLKKELYLRIADELYLKQLIIGGMERVYEIGKDFRNEGIDRFHNPEFTMLELYQAYADYYDMMEIVEELFNRLLDRFVGSKVLEYQGKKVSFENGWERLSYYEGLREKTGIDFRGLSFQEVKKKALELNVKVEGLYTTGKILEAIFKEFVEPSIDKPTFIMDYPKDISPLAKDKRDEEGIVERFEPFLFGMEIGNAYSELNDPIEQRKRFEDQAKLREKGDLETESFDEDFLLALSYGMPPTGGLGLGIDRIVMILLNQSSIRDVILFPQLK, encoded by the coding sequence ATGAGTGAAGTGCTTGATCAAGTAGAGTTTAGGAAACAACATCTGGAAGAAATAAGAAAAAGAGGGATAAATCCTTATCCTTATAAATTTGATCGAACCGATTTTAATAAGAATATTAAAGATAATTTTGCTTCTTTTGAGAACAAAAAAGTGGCTTCTGCAGGAAGAATTATGAAAATCCGTAGCCACGGTAAGAGCACATTTTTAGATATTCAGGATTTTTCGGGTTCTATTCAGGCTTATTTTAATAAAGAGCTTCTTCCTAATAGTTATGATTTAATCAAATATCTTGATATAGGAGATTTTTTAGGGGTGTCTGGGAGGTTGACAAAGACAAAAACTGGTGAAATTACAATATTTGTAGAAGACTTTGCTATCCTTGCAAAGTCTCTCCATCCTCTTCCTGAGAAATGGCATGGCCTTAGTGATAGAGAGGAATGTTATAGAAAGCGATATTTAGACCTTGTTTCAAATGAAGAAAGTATGAAAGTTTTTAAGACAAGAAGTCTTATAATTCAAGAAATAAGAGATTTTTTGAATGAAAAAGGATTTATTGAGGTTGAAACCCCTATTCTTCAGGTGAGATATGGTGGTGGATTTGCGAAACCTTTTAAGACTTATCAGGAGTCCCTTAAGAAGGAATTATATTTGCGTATTGCTGATGAGCTTTATCTTAAACAACTTATAATAGGAGGGATGGAAAGAGTTTACGAGATTGGAAAAGATTTTAGAAACGAAGGAATTGATCGATTTCATAATCCTGAGTTTACAATGTTGGAACTTTATCAGGCTTATGCTGATTATTATGATATGATGGAGATTGTTGAAGAACTTTTTAATCGCCTTCTTGATCGTTTTGTTGGTTCTAAGGTTTTAGAATATCAAGGTAAAAAAGTTTCTTTTGAAAATGGATGGGAAAGGCTATCTTATTATGAAGGTCTTAGAGAGAAAACCGGTATTGATTTTAGAGGCCTTTCTTTTCAGGAGGTTAAGAAAAAAGCATTAGAGTTGAATGTAAAGGTGGAAGGGTTATATACAACAGGAAAAATTCTTGAAGCTATCTTTAAGGAATTTGTAGAGCCCTCCATTGATAAACCAACCTTTATAATGGATTATCCAAAAGATATTTCTCCTCTTGCAAAAGATAAAAGGGACGAAGAGGGAATTGTAGAGAGATTTGAACCATTTCTTTTTGGTATGGAGATTGGAAATGCCTATTCAGAGCTTAACGATCCAATTGAACAAAGAAAAAGATTTGAGGATCAAGCAAAGCTAAGAGAAAAAGGGGATCTTGAAACAGAATCTTTTGATGAGGATTTTCTTTTAGCACTCTCTTATGGGATGCCTCCCACAGGGGGATTAGGGTTAGGAATAGATAGAATTGTTATGATTTTACTAAATCAATCTTCAATTAGAGATGTAATTTTATTTCCTCAACTTAAATGA
- the queF gene encoding preQ(1) synthase, producing the protein MKEDLSKLKKNGEILVRLPNQFPEADFPVEFETSELTALCPFSGHPDFYTLKIRYKPKDFIVELKSVKLYIEKFRNLRVTHETLLNIIFEHFKSLLSPKYLFVELKVNVRGGIKTTLFREEDFVPVV; encoded by the coding sequence ATGAAAGAAGATTTAAGTAAATTAAAAAAAAATGGAGAAATTTTAGTAAGACTGCCAAATCAATTTCCGGAAGCTGATTTTCCCGTTGAGTTTGAAACTTCAGAACTAACAGCCTTATGTCCTTTTAGTGGCCATCCTGATTTTTATACTCTAAAGATTAGATATAAACCAAAAGACTTTATTGTAGAGCTAAAGAGTGTTAAGCTTTACATTGAGAAATTTAGAAATCTGAGGGTAACTCATGAGACCCTCCTAAATATTATATTTGAGCATTTTAAGTCCCTTTTATCACCCAAATATCTTTTTGTAGAGTTAAAAGTTAATGTGAGGGGTGGGATAAAAACAACTCTTTTTAGAGAAGAAGATTTTGTTCCCGTAGTTTAG
- the accB gene encoding acetyl-CoA carboxylase biotin carboxyl carrier protein, producing MNIKFIKNLINVLEKSNIEEIEIQRFWTRIRLTKNKQEKSSLPKTKTLISETIEVKEKEEKKVEEKPIKEEVIKEDKDLHIIRSPMVGTFYQAPSPDAPPYVEVGDVVKKGDVVCIIEAMKIMNEIESDVRGEIVEILVSNEQPVEYNQPLFVVRKL from the coding sequence ATGAATATCAAATTTATCAAGAATTTAATAAATGTATTAGAAAAGAGTAATATAGAAGAGATTGAAATTCAACGCTTTTGGACAAGAATAAGATTGACAAAGAATAAACAAGAGAAGAGTTCTCTCCCTAAGACAAAAACTTTAATTTCAGAAACAATAGAGGTCAAAGAAAAAGAAGAAAAGAAAGTTGAAGAAAAGCCAATAAAGGAAGAAGTAATAAAAGAAGATAAAGATCTCCATATTATAAGATCTCCAATGGTTGGAACTTTTTATCAAGCTCCTTCTCCAGATGCTCCTCCTTATGTGGAGGTTGGGGATGTGGTTAAGAAAGGAGATGTAGTTTGTATCATAGAAGCTATGAAAATAATGAATGAGATTGAGTCTGATGTTAGAGGAGAAATTGTTGAAATTTTAGTCTCTAACGAACAGCCTGTAGAATATAATCAACCATTATTTGTTGTGAGGAAATTATAG